In a single window of the Anabas testudineus chromosome 19, fAnaTes1.2, whole genome shotgun sequence genome:
- the adprm gene encoding manganese-dependent ADP-ribose/CDP-alcohol diphosphatase, whose translation MEDNAERTPLFTFGVIADIQYADIDDGFNYSKTRMRFYRGSLQLLRNAQASWSEAATKPDFILQLGDVIDGFNKRHDASDGALDSVLREFSSSPVEVHHVWGNHEFYNFSRSELLRSKLNSSAAHGGSSPSGARGGCDTHAYHFSPSPGFTFVVLDAYDVSLLGRDESSEQYCSAMNIIKQYNNNKDLNCPPVGGSLQQRFTMFNGGFSRKQLDWLDSVLSLADDKEDRVTIVSHLPVHPYSTVPVCLAWNFDELLAIIRSHSSVVCFLAGHDHDGGYCWDKETGVHHLTLEGVIETPPNSNAFGLVSVYKDRMVLKGSGRIRDRVLQFSQSDV comes from the exons ATGGAAGACAACGCGGAGCGAACGCCGCTGTTTACTTTCGGTGTGATAGCTGACATTCAGTACGCGGACATCGACGACGGCTTCAACTACAGCAAGACGAGGATGCGGTTCTACCGCGGCAGCCTCCAGCTGCTCAGGAACGCCCAGGCGAGCTGGTCAGAGGCGGCTACGAAGCCGGACTTCATCCTCCAGCTGGGCGACGTTATCGACGGCTTTAACAAGCGCCACGACGCCTCGGACGGAGCCCTGGACTCGGTGCTGAGAGAGTTCAGCTCGAGCCCCGTGGAGGTCCACCACGTGTGGGGAAACCACGAGTTCTACAACTTCAGCAGGAGCGAGCTGCTGCGGTCGAAGCTCAACAGCAGCGCGGCGCACGGCGGGAGCAGCCCGAGCGGAGCCCGGGGGGGCTGCGACACACACGCCTACCACTTCAGCCCGTCCCCCGGCTTCACGTTTGTTGTGCTGGATGCTTATGATGTCAGCCTGCTGGGCAGAGACGAGTCCAGCGAGCAGTACTGCAGCGCTATGAATATTATAAaacagtacaacaacaacaaggatcTCAACTGTCCCCCAG tGGGTGGGAGCCTACAACAGAGGTTTACAATGTTCAACGGCGGGTTCAGTAGGAAGCAGCTGGACTGGCTAGACTCTGTGCTTTCCTTGGCAGATGATAAAGAGGACAGAGTCACGATTGTCA GCCACCTCCCTGTCCACCCCTACTCCACGGTCCCCGTCTGCCTCGCCTGGAACTTTGATGAGCTCCTGGCCATCATACGCTCCCACAGCAGTGTGGTGTGCTTCCTGGCAGGACACGACCATGATGGTGGATACTGCTGGGATAAAGAGACAGGAGTGCACCACCTGACTTTAGAGGGGGTCATTGAGACTCCACCTAACAGCAATGCCTTCGGCTTAGTTTCTGTGTACAAGGACAGGATGGTGCTAAAAGGGAGCGGAAGGATCAGGGATAGAGTGCTTCAGTTTTCCCAAAGTGACGTATAA
- the rsph1 gene encoding radial spoke head 1 homolog, with the protein MSDVESEFDDEHSKLGEYEGDRNEAGERHGVGKAVLPNGDIYQGQYENGKRHGQGTYRFKNGAKYVGDYYQSMKHGQGTFYYPDGSKYEGSWVKDLRQGHGVYTYLNGDKYDGEWLHHMRHGQGIYYHHESGSQFKGTWVNGKMESAGEYIHRNHRYKGNFTNNNPHGPGKYVFDIGCEQHGEFHQEEQDQAEGEWGEISSTAFLKWIPRCITGLTQWTPGKETSAGRKETASAEEAVVN; encoded by the exons ATGTCGGATGTAGAATCTGAATTTGATGATGAACATAGTAAACTCGGG GAATATgaaggagacagaaatgaaGCTGGGGAAAGACACGGAGTCGGCAAAGCCGTCCTGCCCAACGGAGACATTTATCAGGGACAATATGAGAACGGAAAAAGACATGGACAG GGGACATATCGATTCAAGAATGGGGCAAAGTACGTGGGAGATTATTACCAGAGCATGAAGCATGGACAGGGCACCTTCTATTATCCAGATGGCTCTAAATATGAAG GGTCATGGGTTAAGGACCTCAGACAAGGTCATGGTGTATATACTTACCTCAATGGAGACAAGTATGATGGAGAGTGGCTGCATCATATGag GCATGGTCAAGGTATTTACTACCACCATGAAAGTGGCTCACAATTCAAGGGCACGTGGGTGAATGGCAAGATGGAGTCAGCTGGAGAATACATCCACCGTAACCACAGATACAAGGGTAACTTTACCAACAATAAT CCTCACGGCCCGGGGAAATATGTGTTTGACATTGGCTGTGAGCAGCATGGTGAATTTCACCAGGAAGAGCAG GACCAAGCTGAGGGTGAGTGGGGCGAGATTTCCTCCACTGCGTTCCTTAAGTGGATTCCCAGGTGTATTACTGGCCTGACGCAGTGGACTCCAGGCAAAGAAACATCAG ctgggagaaaagaaacagcttCAGCAGAAGAGGCGGTGGTGAACTGA